From Roseibium alexandrii DFL-11, the proteins below share one genomic window:
- a CDS encoding adenylosuccinate synthase: MANVVVVGSQWGDEGKGKIVDWLSEQADVIVRFQGGHNAGHTLVIDGVSYKLSLLPSGVARPGKLSVIGNGVVLDPHALAEEVKRLGEQGVVVTPESLRVAENATLILSLHRELDALRENSNTGTKIGTTKRGIGPAYEDKVGRRAIRLMDLKNLTTLPAKIDRLLTHHNALRRGLGQDEVSADAIFEELSSVADQVLPYMDKVWYLLDEQRRQGKRILFEGAQGALLDIDHGTYPFVTSSNTVAGQAATGCGLGPGSVDYVLGITKAYTTRVGEGPFPTEQQNEVGEFLGTRGHEFGTVTGRRRRCGWFDAVLVRQTVCTSGINGIALTKLDVLDGLEEIKICVGYELDGERLDYLPASQGAQERVKPIYESMPGWKESTEGARTWAELPAQAIKYVRHVEELIGAPVAILSTSPERDDTILVQNPFQD; the protein is encoded by the coding sequence ATGGCGAATGTGGTTGTTGTCGGTTCGCAATGGGGTGACGAAGGCAAAGGCAAGATTGTCGACTGGTTGTCGGAACAAGCCGATGTCATTGTAAGGTTCCAGGGCGGACACAACGCTGGACATACACTCGTCATTGACGGTGTGAGCTACAAGCTCTCCTTGCTGCCATCCGGTGTGGCTCGTCCAGGCAAACTGTCTGTGATCGGCAATGGTGTGGTGCTGGATCCCCATGCGTTGGCCGAAGAGGTCAAGCGGCTCGGCGAGCAAGGCGTTGTTGTTACGCCTGAAAGCCTGCGGGTGGCTGAAAACGCAACCTTGATCCTGTCTTTGCACCGGGAACTGGACGCGCTTCGCGAAAATTCCAACACCGGCACCAAGATCGGCACAACAAAGCGCGGTATCGGTCCGGCATATGAAGATAAGGTTGGCCGCCGTGCGATCCGTTTGATGGATCTGAAAAACCTTACAACGCTTCCGGCGAAAATCGACCGGCTTCTGACCCACCACAATGCTTTGCGCCGGGGTCTGGGGCAGGACGAAGTCTCAGCGGACGCCATTTTCGAAGAGCTGTCCAGTGTCGCAGATCAGGTTCTGCCTTACATGGATAAGGTCTGGTACTTGCTCGACGAGCAACGCCGACAAGGCAAACGGATTCTCTTCGAAGGGGCTCAAGGGGCTCTTCTCGACATCGATCATGGTACATACCCGTTCGTGACATCTTCCAACACTGTTGCCGGACAGGCCGCGACAGGTTGCGGTCTCGGGCCAGGTTCCGTCGACTATGTCCTTGGGATTACGAAGGCTTACACCACGCGTGTGGGTGAGGGGCCTTTCCCGACCGAGCAACAAAACGAGGTTGGTGAGTTTCTTGGGACGCGTGGTCATGAGTTCGGCACGGTGACCGGCCGCCGCCGCCGCTGCGGCTGGTTCGATGCGGTTCTTGTGCGTCAGACCGTTTGTACGTCCGGTATCAATGGTATCGCACTGACCAAGCTTGATGTTCTGGATGGTCTTGAGGAAATCAAGATCTGCGTTGGCTACGAACTCGACGGCGAGCGCCTCGACTATCTTCCAGCGTCGCAAGGCGCACAGGAACGGGTCAAGCCGATCTATGAGAGCATGCCGGGTTGGAAAGAATCCACTGAAGGTGCGCGCACCTGGGCTGAACTTCCGGCGCAAGCGATCAAATATG